GTATAGTCACCGTCTCCACGAGAAGTCACCCCATCAGGATTTTCGGGATTTAGATAGCTAACAATGTCTGTCAATGGACGCGCTACGTCATAAGTGATATCGCAGCCTTGTCGAGATGCTGTTGCATCCATCAAATCATACTGCTTATCGATATATTCTGAATAGGGCATTGCGAGCGCCTGCTGACAATGATAAGTTTCTGAATCAATGTCCCATTCACGTAGTTGACTTAGTTCTTGAGTGACGACCCAATTCCCTGACTGGTGAATCACATAAATATTAGATACCCCTGATTTACTAGATCCTTCTATCAAAAAACCAGATTCTGTCGCTTCAAGTGATAACGCATGATGTCCGTCGGGCATTTCGTCGTCAAGCGACAGCGTTTGATTGCCGTCGGCATCTAATAGATAGCAATGAATCTTAAAGTCCGCCACTTTAAGTTCGCATCTATCGAGCACGCCATCACCATTAAAGTCGCTTTTAATGGTGGCATTGGAAATATGTGGGCTTGCTTGGCATAGATTGATTATTGTTACGATAAAAAACGTCAATTTAATTAAGTTATTCATTTTACATGCCCCATTCATTTAAAACTTGGCGAAAAATTCTCTCTCGGGCTGTTTTTACAGACATAGGTGATTTGCCGTCATTTATTTTGTGTCAATTAATTCACGATGGTTTCGATTTGTTTGGCGAGCATGAAATCACGTTGCGATAGTGCGTTCACGTCATGGCTGGTTAGGTTGATTGTGACGGTGCGATAGCTATTTGACCAATCAGGATGGTGGTTGGCTTTTTCAGCCAGCAGTGCGCACTCGGTCATAAAGGCAAAGGCTGCACGAAAATGCTTAAAAGTAAACGTTTTACAGAGCCAGTTATCCTTGATTTGCCAGTGGGTTTGTGATTGCGCCATAGATGGATCAATTGATGCGTTAAGCGTAGCGAGTGCTGCTTGCGCCGCCGCTTCGGATAAAGCATGATGGGTGTCTGGTGTGGGTTTTTCTGTCATGATTTGCCTCAGGGGTTAGGGTGTGGTTCGTTTGCTGTGTGTAATTGGTTAATTGGTTAATTTGTTTAATTGGTTAATTGGTTTAATTCGGCTAAATAAGGTTGGATGTCGATTTGTTTTTCGCTGAGCCAAGCGTCATTAAAATACGTATTGAGATAACGCTCGCCGCTATCGCACAGTAAAGTAACGAGACTGCCTGTTTGTCTGTTTTTTTGCATGGTTTGCATGGTTTGTAGTGCGGCGTAAACATTGGTGCCAGTTGAAGCCCCGACTTTGCGACCGAGGATGCCTTGCAACCAGTGTGCGGTGGCAATCGATGCGGCATCAGGAATGACGACCATCTGATCAACGACATCAGGGTTAAAGGAAGGCTCGACTCGTGGGCGACCGATGCCCTCAATACGCGAACCAACCGCTGCGGTCAGGGTTGCGTCGCGTGTTTGGTAAAATGGATAAAAAACCGAGTTCTCAACGTCGGCGACGAGTAATTTGGTGCGTTTGTATAGGTGTGGCTTGTAACGGATATAGCGCCCAATCGTTGCCGAAGTCCCGCCCGTCCCTGCGCCTACAATCACCCATTCGGGGATAGGATGGGTTTCTTTGGCCATTTGTTTGAAAATGCTTTCGGCAATATTATTATTGCTGCGCCAGTCGGTCGCGCGTTCTGCATAAAGAAACTGGTTCATATAATAACCATTGAGGGCTTTTTCTAGGCGCTCGGATTCAGCATAAATGTCGTGCCCTGGGACTTTGACGCACTGACCGCCATAAAATTCAATGAGGGCTAGTTTTTCGCGCGCGGTGGTCTCAGGAACAACGGCAATAAATTTTAGGTTTAACAAACGGGCAAAATAGGCCTCAGAAATTGCCGTAGAACCAGAGGACGCTTCGATAATGGTGGTGTCTTCGTGGATTTTGCCATTACACAGCCCATATAAAAACAAAGAACGTGCCAGTCGGTGCTTTAGGCTGCCGCTTGGGTGTGTCGATTCGTCTTTTAGGTATAAATCGATGCCTGAGAAAAACGGCAAATCTAGTTGAATGAGGTGGGTGTCAGAAGAGCGATTAAAATCGGCGTATATTTTTTCAATCGCTTGGCAGACCCACTCTCGACAGACGTGTGATATATCCATAGGTTATTTTTAGTTTAGGTTATGTAAGGGTTGCAATAGTAGGTTATAATTAAGAATAATTGATTGGCAATCAATGTGCAATCAATATGCAATCAATCTATCCACTGATGTTGGTATATTAGCATAGAAAGCACCATCAACGTATTATGCGAACTGCAATATTAGCCGTGTTGTTGATTAAGGCGGTCGGCGGGCAAGGCGATTAAAGCGATTAAAGCAATTTGACGTGGCAGCCGTCATAAAATTGTCATAATCATCCGCTATACTGCATAGACTAACGTTGGGTGATTGATTGCGTTTTTAGCGCGTTTTAGCGCGTTTTAGCGCGTTTTTAGCGGTCGCATAGGGCGCAAGCGCAGATGGTGCTTTACGACACATGGCTTTTAGCGCTAAAGGTTACTTTAGTTATCAAGAGGCTAGGATAGTGGTATAATCGAATTAAATCAAAAATAGAGTAATTTATGAATATAGAACAACAGCCTTTTGGGCAACATATTTCAAAAAAATATGATGGAGATTTACAGCAGCTACGTGACGAAGTCATTATCATGGGCAGCATGGTCGAGCAGCAATTAAAAGATGGCCTTGAATGCCTGATGAATGCGGATTTAGAGCTGGCCAAAGCCGTGGTAAAAAACGACAAAAAAATCAATCAACAGGATTTAAAAATTGACGAGCAATGCGTACAGTTACTGGCATTGCGACAGCCAACGGCCAGCGATTTGCGGCTAATTACCTCTATCCTCAAGTCAATTACTGATTTGGAGCGTATGGGGGATTTGGCGCAGCATTTGGGCAAAGTAAATAAGCTGCTCATCAAAGATGGGGTTTCAGCGCAGCAATATGTCGAACTACGTCATTTGGGCGAGCTTGTCCAAGCGATGTTAAAAAATGCACTGGATGCCTTTACGCGGTTGGATATTGAAGGGGCCTTGCAAACCATTGCCCAAGACAAACAGGTAAACCGAGAGTACGAAGCGCTGTCGAGACAATTAATCACGTATATGATGGAAGATCCACGAACCATTAAACAAACCCTGCGTATTTTTAATGCAGCACGAGCATTAGAGCGTTTTGGCGATCACTGTAAAAATTTATGTGAGTATGTGATATACCTTGTTCGCGGTGAAGATATCCGTTATCAAGATATTGATGACGTGCGTGAAGCCTTATTAGAAGAAGGGTCGCAGGAGACCTAATCAGTCAAAAAACCAGCTTAACCAGTCAATAGTGTCGGCGAAAAAGGCATTGCTGTTTGCATTGCGGTTTCGCCAGTAATGGGCAGGTGGATAAAGTGAATTTGACTCGGTGGTTGGGCGCAGCAAAGACTGAATATGCTATTGTTGAAACGATAACTCTGCATGTATTGAGGCAAATCATCATCGTGCATGTGTCTATTATTGATATGGTTGGCTTCGTTTTTCGAAAAAACCGAGCGACCCTGTTGCTTTATGCTCGCTTCTCTTTGTGTCCATCGTTGGTAAAACAGGCTTAGCGGGTCACTGCTATGTTGAATTTCGTGTTGCATTGATGGGCTGAAAAATTTATCAATAAGCCGTTGAGTCTCTCGAGCTCGGTATTGCTCTACATCCATGCCGCAAGGTTGGTTGCTGGTTGAGATGAGCAAAAAGAGGGCATCAGCGCTATGGCTTAGGCTAAATTGGATGCCCTCAGGTTGCTTTAGCAAAGGCTTACCTAGCGCATGATAATGCAATTGATAATGTGATGAACCGACAAGCGATTTTAGCGCCGTAGCGAGTAATACGCGCCCAGAGACGAATGTTGCTTTGCGCGTGGGGTTTGGCATTGTGCTAGCACGTTGCTGGTCTGAATGAGACAGACAGGATAACCAAGGGCTAAGGGCTTTTTCGCTAGCAATTTCCTCGGTAGTAATACGTTGGCTATAATAGAGGTGTAGTGCCCCCTGTGGTTGGCGCTTTTGTTGATTGTCAGTGCCCGCTATCGCCTGGCGGGTTGCGTCAGGCGTTGGGTTTTTTTCGGCAAATGGCTTGGTTTGGTGTATCATGCTGGCTAGTTGGGGTGCGATTTAGGCATTATGTCCATAAAACGGTAACAATCATAGGGTAAACTGGGTTTCATCTAGGTGGGTTTCATCTAGGTGAAAATCGTATATAGTCTAATTATATAGTCGAATAGTATATCAACATAGTATATCAGGTTATCGATAATGGAAAAGTTTAGCATATTAGTCGTGGATGATGAAGCGGCGATAAGAGAGATGATACGTATGACACTAGTCCGTGAGGAATATGAAGTCATTGAAGCAGAGACGGCCGAAGAAGCCAAAGCCCAATTAAACAAAGAAATCGTTCATCTTGTGTTGCTCGATTGGATGCTGCCTAGTATGAGCGGTATTGATTTTGCCAAATCGTTGCGGACAGAAACGGCATATCAATATTTGCCAATTATCATGTTAACCGCTAAAACAGAAGAGCACGATAAGCTTTCTGGGTTTGAGGCGGGTATCGATGATTACATTACGAAGCCTTTTTCGTTAAAAGAAATGCTCGCGCGTGTGCAATCGGTCTTGCGGCGCAGTTATCCATCAGGGCTAGATACGGATACGATTAGCCTTAGTGGGTTGACGTTGAGTCAATCTAAGCACAAAGTCTACACCAAAGCCAACGAAGATATTCACCTAGGGCCAACCGAGTTTCGATTGTTGCATTTTTTAATGTCACGTCCTGATCGTGTTTTTTCGCGGGATCAGCTGTTGGACTTTGTTTGGGGTGAAAACATCTATGTTGATGAACGCACCGTGGACGTCCATATTAGGCGCTTACGCAAAGCACTGTCGCCTCATCACCTCGATAGCGTCATTCGCACGGTACGAGGCAGTGGCTATAGTTTTGTCAATCAGGCAGCCGAATAAACCATGATAAACCATGCTTGGGGTACGGAGTTTCGATTAATCGGCCTATTTGTTGTAATGACGGTCGTAGCGGGCTGGATTTCGCAGCAGTGGACGATCGTGATTGCCGTTTCAGCGGTGATTTATTTGGTGATGCTGTTGCGTAAATTGCACGCACTACACCAATGGCTACTATCAGGTCTTAGCGACCAACATTTGCCCGATTACGGTGGTGTGTTGGGCGAAATGGTGACGTTGATGTATCGGCACAAGAAAAAAATCGAGACCAGTAATACCGCGCAAATTGCCTTAACGCAGCAGTTCCATGAAACCATCTCAGCGATACCGAGTGCGACAATCATCCTAAATACCCAAGAGGAAATTGAGTGGGCGAATTCAGCGGCTTTGTCGTTGTTAGGGATTGATGGGCAGCGAGATTTAGGTATTAAGATTGAAAATTTGTTACGCAGCGAAATGTTTATAAAACATCTTCGTAGCAAACAAACAGAAAACTTTGAAATGATGTCGCCAGTCTCGAATGAATTAACGCTGTCGATGCAGTTAGTGCCTTATTCGCAACAGCGTAAGCTCCTTATTGCGCATAATATTTCCTCGCATATTGCGCTACAACGTTCACGCCGCACCTTTATTGCGAATGCCTCGCACGAGCTACGCACCCCGCTGACGGTTATCGCAGGTTATTTGGAGTACGTGCATAGCGATGACAGTCTGCCAGAGGCGTTAAAAACACCCGTTGAAAAAGCCATGAGTCAGGCGCAAAATATGGAACAAATCATTAGTGATTTGCTCTCGTTGTCAAAGCTTGAGAACAAACTACTCAAGAAAAAAGATATTCAGTTGATTGATTTGCAAGTGCATTTAGATAAAATTATGCACACCATTTATGCCAGTGGGCAGGTTGCAGCGCGCCAAGTAAAAATCAGCGTGACGTCAGGGCTTGCGATTGAGGCATGCGAAAAAGATTTAGACAGCCTTTGCTATAACTTGATTAATAATGCCATCAAGTATTCGGACGAACAAGGCACGATTCAGATTACTTGGCAACCCTATAATGGTGCCTATGCGATGCTACAAGTCAGTGATGATGGTATCGGGATTCCGCCTGAACATATTGGCTATTTAACCGAACGATTTTATCGCGTTGATAGCGGACGCTCGCGGCGTGTTGGCGGCACTGGCCTGGGGCTGTCGATTGTCAAGCATATTTTAGAGCGCCACAACGGCCGTCTAGAGATTAGTTCTCGCGTTGGCGAAGGCTCTATTTTTACCGCAATTTTGCCTAAAAATCCGCTGGCTTAATAAGTAACCCATTGAATTAAAAATAATTTAATTGACAAGGGCAATGCGTCAAATATGAATACTAGTTTAGCGCATATTGTAAGGCCGCAAAAGAAAATCCGCCAACCAGCAATGCAATGAGCAGGTTGTGGGTTTTTGCAGCGATGGCAAATACCAATGCACTACCAATCCAAACGATGCTGCTTTGGTTGGCGATTTGTGGTGCGACCATGGCCATAAAGATGGTGCCAGGTACGGCTTTGAGAAAGGCTTCGACCTTAGCGTTGGGTTGTTGATAATAACAAATAAAACAGTACCCTATGATGCGCCCTAAATAGGTTACAGCAGACATGCCTAGCGTTAACCAAATCAAGTTATTCATGGTCAGTGTCTCCTGTGTTTGATTGATTGGCGGACTGTTTGACGGATTGGTTGGGTAGATAAATAGCAATGATTGCCGCTGCAACACCTGCAACGACCATGTGCCAGCTTTGTGAAACGTACCGATACAGGACAATCGATAAAACGGCTGAAATCAACCACGGTAGAATATTGCTTTTCCCTTCGTACAATAACGCGAGAATAGCAACGAAAAAAGCCATGCTGATAAAATTAATGGTCTGAATAAATAGCGGGGTGCTCGGTAATAATTCACCAAAATGCCAACCTAAATACGTCGCACTAGACCAAGTGACATAAGCAGGGAGCGTTGCCGCAAAGAAAAACAAAATGCTACCACGTTGCTGACGAATCTCGCGAATGGATACCGCCCAGCTTTCGTCGGTGACAAAAAATACGCCAAATAAGGCTAATCGTGGATGGATTGGTGCAAACCAAGGTGCCATAGAGGCAACCATCAACGCATGGCGTAGGTTAATGACAAAGGTCACCATTAAAATGATGGGGTAGGTTGCCCCTGAGTTGAGTAATTCGACCATGCTAAACTGGCTGGCACCCGCATAGACGAGTAGGCTGTTTAGCCACGCCTGCCAATCGCTAATGCCCGCCTGATTCATAAACAGCCCCAGCAATCCACCGAGCACTAAAAAGACAGGCAGAATGGGCGCAACGGCGAATAGTCCAGCACGAATTGTTTCGTTGTGAGTTTGTTTTGTCATGGTTAATCACTCCACTCAAAGCATTAACGGCAAACACGCTAACAGCAATAGCGCCATCGCGATATTAAACGAGCGCCACGCAATCTCAGTTTTGAGCATACGGCCTATCAAGCTGCCAAACACAACCCATGCCGAATTGATAAAAAACCCAAAGCCAAAAAATGTCAGCACAATAACAAAAATTGACGCAAGATACGCATTACCACTTAACGTATAAAAAATAATGACATTAGTAATCATTACCCATGCCTTTGGATTGACGTATTGAAACAATGCCGCTTGCACTAATGTCAGTGGTTTTCCTTGAGTCAGGTTCTTTGAATCATCGGCATGCAATGCTTGCACGGGCGTAGTTGCAATTCGATAGGCAAGCCAAATCAAATACATAGCGCCGACCACAAACATGACTTGACGCGACGCTGGGTACAGCTCAAAAATATTATAAAAACTAAACGCCATTAATAAAATCATACTTAAACAGCCCGCATGAATACCCAGCACATGGGGGATACTGCGCTTGTATCCAAAATTGGCACCTGAACTGGTAAGCATAATATTATTGGGCCCTGGCGTACCAACCATGGTAAAGACATAAATCAATAAGGCGACCCACTGCGACAACGGATAGCTAATTTCAAGTGAATTAAAAAATGATGAAAATTGCATATAATCCTTCTAAAAGTTAAAATACATAAAAAACCATGACAATTACGTTTTTTATGGGTACAATTATTGAGTACAATTACAGATTATCACCTTTCTTTTGCAAATAAAATCCTTTTTTTGTCATGCATACAATTTGGAACATCAGCAACAGCAATCAACCGAAATACCTTGCCATAGTCACCTGTATTGAAAATGGCATTAAATCAGGTACCCTTAAACCGGGCGACAAACTCCCGCCCCATCGAAAGCTAGCGGACATCATCGGTGTAACCGTCAGCACTGTGACCCGTGCCTATGCAGAGGCTGAAAAGCGCGAACTGATTCAATCTAGGGTGGGCAGTGGCTCATACATCATGCCTACGCCACGATTTTGGTTCTATGGCGACAAAGTGGGCGACAAAATGGGCGACAAAATGGTCTATACCGACGCCAATCAAATGATTGACTTATCACTCTCAACACCGATACTCAAAAATGTTGACAACATTATGCAAGGCGTTTTGGAGAAAATTACACATAACATACCATTGCTACATAATTTAATGGCGTATCAAACCAAAACCAACATGGTTTTTTACAACGATCTATTTTGCCAATGGCTAAACCAATCTTATAACCATAAACTTAAAAGCGAAAATAGCGTTTTATCCTTAGGTAATCAGCACGCCATTTTTACCTCTTTATTGCGACTTACTCAGCAAGAGGAGCATATTGCTGCGCCTGCATTAGTGTATCCTGGTTTTATCAATGCAGCACGCAGTTTGCGATTACGTTGTCATCCGCTCAGCATGGATGATCATGGCGTTACACCGGACTCTTTAGAGGCTTTATGTCGACAATATAAAATAAAATTACTCTACCTTACGCCAAATGAACACAATCCAACCACAACGTGCATGCCAATTGAAAGACGCGAACAAATTGTTCAAATGGCCAATCAATACGATTTTTATATTCTCGAAGACGATGTGAATTTGTTAGCCCCTGAACTGACACCCCCTGCATTTGTCGATATTGATCCACAGCGCGTTATTTACTTTAGTGCAGTAACGAAAATTTTCGCGGGTGGCGTGCGTACAGGAATAATACACGCCCCCGACATACTGCATCAAAAACTGCGCGAAGGTGTCTATGCACAAAACTGGATGGTGCCGCCCTTATTATGCGAAATTGCTCATGAACTGATTACAAGTGGCCAGCTTACTAAACATGTTGAAGGCGTTCGAGCACAAATGCGAACGCGCCACCAAATGGCTGACACATATTTTCATGACATACCGCATTCACGTCGCACTGAAGGATATTTCATTTGGCTACCGATGCCAGAGAATTGGCGTGCGCAACGATTTGTCGAGCAGGCGCTAAAAAAACACGTTCGTCTTTATACCGCCGATATATTTGGATTTGGTAATATGCCTGCGCCTCAAGCCGTGCGAATTTGCCTACATGCTGATGTTACTGAGCAGCAGCTGCAATATGCCTTAGAGGTTATTCGCACGTTATATTTTGACAAAGATGCCAGCATGACCTTTGCGACGGCATAAGTGTCAAAATTAAATTTTTAATTTATAGTAACTTAGCCGATAAAAAGGGGGTTAATTCAACACCAATTTGATGAGATTGACAGCCAGCATCAATAGCAACATGCCTACAATCACTTTTTTAATAAAGCCATCGCCATATTTAATGGCAGAATGGCTACCAATATAAGCGCCAAACATGCTGGCGATTGCCATTGGAATCGCAATAGCCCAGACGATTTTCCCTGCGATGACAAAGACAACGACCGATCCGAGGTTGGTGCAGAGATTAAGGGGTTTTGCAAGCCCTGTGCCCGTTAAAAAGCGCAATCCCAACCCCCGATTGCCTGCAATTGCCATATACGCACCCGTGCCTGGACCAATCAGCCCGTCATAAAACGCAATAGGCGACAATAGTAGGGCAGCACGACGGCGCAGTTGTTTGGCGGTTAGGGGTTTGTTGGTGATTGGGTCGACAGCGATTGGGTCGGCGGTAGCTGTGGATGCAGGTGTATCGACTTGACTGAGGCGTTTGGGTTTTTTCATCATGACGACTAGCGCAAACGGAATGCAGAGTATCAGCAAAGTCACAATAACGGCATCGGCAAATAACATCACAAGCTGGCTGCCTAACGCAGCCGCTAGCAGACAAGGCAAAGCGCAATAGCCGACTAAGCGCCAAGGGATTTGCTTTGCGCGGGCATATTTAAAAACGGCGATAGACGTGCCTGCAATGGAGGCCATTTTATTGGTCGCAATAACATTAACCGCAGGCAGCCCTGTCATCAGCAGTGCCAAGGTTTGAATCATGCCACCGCCACCAGCGATTGCATCAATATAACCGGCAACAAATCCAGTAAGGATGAGTAATGCAATCACCCAGACAGAAAACTCCCCTATCCAATCAACCATTTGTCTGCCTGTTTATGGTGAGCGGATAAGTTTATTCATAAAGCGCGTCTTGGCAAATCGTGTCTTGGCAGAAAAACCAATAACCCGTGTTGGTTTGTTCGTATAGCCACGTTAACCAATTTGACGGCTGATCAAATGCGCTGACGGTGGCGTAATCCAGCGCAGGTAAATCGCAGATTGCCATGATATCTTGGGTGCTTGCCCAGTCTAGCGCAATGGGTTCACCGTTAAGGTAGAACCGTCTGTATTCAGGGGCTGCCTCGGACAGTGACGACAGATATAGGGTTTTTAGCCCCAGTGTTTTGTAAAGCGGCTTTGTTTTCAGCTCAGCAAGCCAATCCGCATAATCCCAATCGTCAGCGACAATGTCTAACTCGTGCCGTGGCGCGGAGTAATACCGCCCAATAAAGTCATTAAGCTGGTCGGTGTGGTCGGTTGTTGCCAGTAATAGTTGTTTGATGCGCGCGCAATCTTCGGCTGAAATCGCGCTATAAGCACCTGCTTGGCGTTTGGCATCGGTGAGCAACATAGGCTGCTCAACATGGTCTAGGTGATAATCTGCCCAGCCAGAGAGGAGTTCGTTGGTGTTGGTGCTTTTGTAGCCGATAGAAAAACTCATTGAGGCATTTTGGGCGATGCCTTCGTGCGCAAACCCAGGCGGGATATAGAGCACATCGCCCGCCCGCAAGACTTCATCGATGATGGCGGTAAATGGTTTGACGTGACGTAAAGTCGCACTGGCAAGGGTCTCTTCGAAATCACCAAACGCACCAACGCGCCAACGGCGATTGCCGCTGCCTTGGCAAATAAACACATCGTAGTTATCAACATGCGGTCCAACGCCACCATTTGTAGCAGCAAAACTGACCATCACGTCATCAAAGCGCCAAGCAGGAATAAAATTAAAACAATCCGCAAACTGCTGGGTGGGCAAATGCCAGTGATTGACCGATTGTACGACCAAGCTCCAGTCTTTGTCACCCAGCGCATCATAATCGGTGAATGGTCCGCTGCGTGATTGCCATGTTTGGTTTTCCCTGCTAATCAATCGTGATTCCACGCAGGGTTCGGCGGCTAGCCCTGCCAGCTCATCGGCGCTAATGGGGTCATCGAATGAAGCGCCGAATGAAGCGTCGAATGGCGCATCAAGTGGGGCGTCTATATTTGACAATGCCCCCTTGAAAAGAAATGGCTTTTGCTGCCAGTATTCGGCTAAAAAGGTCTCTCGCGTGAGCGGGGAAAAATTAAATTTCATGGGTGGATTGCATCGCTCAGTTAGTGGTGTCGCTCAGTTAGTGGGTCACTTGCACGGGCAAGCCACTTTCTTCTTCGACCACGGCTTTAATCGTAGATTCAGACACCCCAATGCTAAATAAATCCAATTTGGCATTGGCAGTCTGGATGGCATTGCGGTAGTTATCGTCAAAAGTAAGCCCGTCTTCTTCTAATGGACTATGGAACTCCATAAACAATTGATCGGCAAAATACCCGATTTTTAACGGTTGGTTGACAATATTGACGTTGGTTTTTACTGGTACGATGTCAAATAATGCTTCGATGTCTTCTTGGCGTAGTCTGACGCAGCCATGCGAAATACGCATGCCAACGCCATCGGGTTTGTTGGTGCCGTGGATAAGGTAGCTGGGCAGCCCTAGCCGCATGGCGCGTGTGCCCAGAGGATTTTCAGGGCCAGCAGGCACGACATCGGGTAGGATTTCACCCAGCGCTGCGTATTTTTCGCGAATAGAGGTTGGCGGTGTCCACGTGGGGTCAGTTCGTTTTTCAGAAATATAGGTTTTGCCGATGGGCGTTTCCCAGTCCATTTGTCCAATCCCTGCGGGGTAGGTGATGACTTTGGGTGGCTCGCCTGGCTGGGGCTCAGGGTAATAATAAAGCCGCATTT
Above is a genomic segment from Ostreibacterium oceani containing:
- a CDS encoding sulfite exporter TauE/SafE family protein, whose product is MVDWIGEFSVWVIALLILTGFVAGYIDAIAGGGGMIQTLALLMTGLPAVNVIATNKMASIAGTSIAVFKYARAKQIPWRLVGYCALPCLLAAALGSQLVMLFADAVIVTLLILCIPFALVVMMKKPKRLSQVDTPASTATADPIAVDPITNKPLTAKQLRRRAALLLSPIAFYDGLIGPGTGAYMAIAGNRGLGLRFLTGTGLAKPLNLCTNLGSVVVFVIAGKIVWAIAIPMAIASMFGAYIGSHSAIKYGDGFIKKVIVGMLLLMLAVNLIKLVLN
- a CDS encoding cupin domain-containing protein; translation: MKFNFSPLTRETFLAEYWQQKPFLFKGALSNIDAPLDAPFDASFGASFDDPISADELAGLAAEPCVESRLISRENQTWQSRSGPFTDYDALGDKDWSLVVQSVNHWHLPTQQFADCFNFIPAWRFDDVMVSFAATNGGVGPHVDNYDVFICQGSGNRRWRVGAFGDFEETLASATLRHVKPFTAIIDEVLRAGDVLYIPPGFAHEGIAQNASMSFSIGYKSTNTNELLSGWADYHLDHVEQPMLLTDAKRQAGAYSAISAEDCARIKQLLLATTDHTDQLNDFIGRYYSAPRHELDIVADDWDYADWLAELKTKPLYKTLGLKTLYLSSLSEAAPEYRRFYLNGEPIALDWASTQDIMAICDLPALDYATVSAFDQPSNWLTWLYEQTNTGYWFFCQDTICQDALYE
- a CDS encoding L,D-transpeptidase family protein is translated as MTLRFIYPIICPIIYTARLSAILLLLLTSVGKTAEYILPPKGFDVIGQAELIAANDQETLFDIARRYGLGFNEISKANPDVDPWYPGAGTPVVIPTRFILPDTPREGIVLNLPEMRLYYYPEPQPGEPPKVITYPAGIGQMDWETPIGKTYISEKRTDPTWTPPTSIREKYAALGEILPDVVPAGPENPLGTRAMRLGLPSYLIHGTNKPDGVGMRISHGCVRLRQEDIEALFDIVPVKTNVNIVNQPLKIGYFADQLFMEFHSPLEEDGLTFDDNYRNAIQTANAKLDLFSIGVSESTIKAVVEEESGLPVQVTH